The following are encoded together in the Pontibacter liquoris genome:
- a CDS encoding BamA/TamA family outer membrane protein has translation MYKIAAFVLCLLLWAPFARAQEHAQPVGAPAVQQPVTLQVHTPDAGKQVLRQYAYATLLPDSVAAQQEVQALVYRLQQDAYLLASADSTYLRGDTLHVQLFVGHPFKWAQLRNGNLSEGILVESGFREKFYHDTPFKPAEYVKLQQRILAYAERSGYPFASVWLDSITIKDNRIEAALMVEKAFVVTYDSLQVMGGSKTKPKFLIRYLQLYPGQPYNQQQIEASQRMLTALPYIKVTRPPQVRFARNKARVYYFLEDRQANQLDGIVGFLPDPTRQGNKLLITGEANLSIRNISGTGKSLGLQWRRVNKGSVVLNGEYMHPNLFGTPFELGAKFNLLKQDSSYITVQPRLQLGYYTLKYGKFSVFSEWRNARVLSAASPRQLQNLDLADARTTTYGLNYSWNNLDDFYFPRRGRLAELQVAAGAKTLLRNPGLEKSFYDTLDMKTSQLSISARLENFFRLGRSSVLLARLQGEALLNDQIFLNDMYRLGGLSSLRGFDDYFFFASSYAVGTLEYRLFTAQDSYVLLFYDQGYYRSDLEKSRTDSFPLGVGGGISFSTGAGIFQLVYSLGKSEQQPLSFKYSKIHFGITSKF, from the coding sequence ATGTATAAAATTGCTGCCTTCGTGTTGTGTTTGCTTTTGTGGGCGCCGTTTGCGCGGGCGCAGGAGCACGCGCAGCCTGTTGGCGCGCCGGCGGTGCAGCAGCCCGTCACGCTGCAGGTGCATACCCCGGATGCCGGCAAGCAGGTGCTCCGGCAGTATGCGTATGCCACGCTACTGCCCGACTCTGTGGCGGCGCAGCAGGAAGTGCAGGCGCTGGTCTACAGGTTGCAGCAGGACGCCTACCTGCTGGCCTCGGCCGACAGCACCTACCTGCGCGGCGACACCCTGCATGTGCAGCTTTTTGTGGGGCACCCCTTTAAGTGGGCGCAGCTACGCAACGGTAACCTGAGCGAAGGCATTTTAGTGGAATCCGGTTTCCGGGAAAAGTTTTACCACGACACACCCTTCAAACCGGCCGAGTATGTGAAGCTGCAGCAGCGCATCCTGGCCTATGCCGAGCGCAGCGGCTACCCGTTTGCCTCCGTCTGGCTAGATTCCATCACTATAAAAGATAACAGGATCGAAGCAGCGCTAATGGTAGAAAAAGCCTTTGTGGTAACCTACGATTCGCTGCAGGTGATGGGCGGCAGCAAAACCAAACCAAAGTTCCTGATCCGCTACCTGCAGTTGTACCCGGGGCAGCCCTATAACCAGCAGCAGATAGAAGCCTCGCAGCGCATGCTCACCGCCCTACCCTACATCAAGGTAACGCGGCCGCCGCAGGTGCGCTTTGCCCGCAACAAAGCCCGTGTCTATTACTTCCTTGAAGACCGGCAGGCCAACCAGCTCGACGGCATTGTGGGCTTTCTGCCCGACCCTACCCGGCAGGGGAATAAATTGCTGATCACCGGCGAGGCCAACCTTAGCATCCGGAATATTTCGGGTACCGGTAAAAGCCTGGGGCTGCAGTGGCGGCGCGTAAACAAGGGCTCTGTGGTGTTGAACGGCGAGTATATGCACCCCAACCTCTTCGGGACGCCTTTTGAGCTGGGTGCCAAATTTAATTTGCTCAAGCAGGATTCTTCCTATATTACGGTGCAGCCGCGCCTGCAACTGGGGTATTATACTTTAAAGTATGGCAAGTTTAGCGTGTTCAGCGAGTGGCGCAATGCGCGGGTATTGTCGGCGGCAAGCCCCCGGCAGCTCCAGAACCTGGATCTGGCGGATGCCCGTACCACCACCTATGGCCTGAACTATAGCTGGAACAACCTCGATGACTTTTACTTTCCGCGGCGTGGCCGGCTGGCGGAGCTGCAGGTAGCGGCCGGTGCCAAAACACTGCTGCGCAACCCTGGCCTGGAGAAAAGCTTTTACGATACCCTGGATATGAAAACCAGCCAGCTAAGTATAAGCGCCCGGCTGGAGAACTTCTTCCGGTTAGGGCGTAGCAGTGTGCTGCTGGCGCGGCTACAGGGCGAAGCGTTGCTCAACGACCAGATCTTCCTCAACGATATGTACCGTTTGGGCGGCCTTTCCTCGCTCCGGGGCTTCGACGACTACTTCTTCTTTGCCTCCTCCTATGCCGTAGGCACGCTGGAATACCGCCTGTTTACCGCCCAGGATTCGTATGTGCTGTTGTTCTATGATCAGGGCTATTACCGCAGTGATCTGGAAAAATCACGAACCGATAGCTTTCCGCTGGGCGTGGGCGGCGGCATCAGCTTTAGTACCGGAGCCGGCATTTTTCAGCTGGTCTACTCGCTGGGCAAATCGGAGCAGCAGCCCCTTTCGTTCAAATACTCGAAAATACACTTCGGAATCACCAGCAAATTCTGA
- a CDS encoding restriction endonuclease, producing the protein MLIIECLKAGDLKINPTLKQLEIAEGQLIYPFDKIKPNEWGYIYEKFVGQTLESEGFKITYNGFNGYTDGGIDLIAEKGNTVTFIQCKYSQTKKLSKSHINNILFKASRKLFEAYKDKEKQLAFALIVHCTKNNFRRAPLKEDPNKREYPWLNYFKSQNGKYENLRVGFREIAMHT; encoded by the coding sequence ATGTTGATAATTGAATGTCTTAAAGCAGGTGACTTGAAAATAAACCCTACTCTGAAACAGCTTGAAATAGCAGAAGGTCAGCTTATTTATCCCTTCGATAAAATCAAACCCAATGAATGGGGTTATATCTATGAAAAGTTTGTAGGTCAAACTCTAGAAAGTGAAGGCTTCAAAATTACTTACAACGGGTTTAACGGATATACAGACGGAGGCATAGATTTGATAGCTGAGAAGGGAAACACGGTTACCTTTATCCAGTGCAAGTATTCACAAACTAAGAAGCTTTCTAAAAGCCATATCAACAACATACTTTTTAAGGCTTCAAGAAAGCTATTTGAAGCCTACAAAGACAAGGAAAAACAACTTGCCTTCGCTTTGATAGTGCATTGCACGAAGAACAACTTCAGACGTGCTCCACTTAAAGAAGACCCAAACAAGCGTGAATACCCTTGGCTAAATTACTTTAAAAGCCAAAACGGTAAATATGAAAATCTAAGAGTGGGGTTTAGAGAAATAGCAATGCATACATAA